In one Moritella sp. 5 genomic region, the following are encoded:
- the miaA gene encoding tRNA (adenosine(37)-N6)-dimethylallyltransferase MiaA, producing the protein MSQQQYNLIVVLGATASGKTRLGVDLAKQLNGEVISGDSRQVYTGLDIGSGKDLAEYGEVPYHLIDIIGPGKEYNAFQFQRDFFKVFKDINQRGKLPLLVGGTGLYIDAVVAGYEFVHVDKNISQREQFSDMALEAVQQILFELDSDAYQATDITVRPRLYRAIEIAQHATSLTTPAAKAPLPDIKPLYFGIKWERNVLRQRITLRLKERLENGMIEEVKGLLAQGVTHEKLEYFGLEYRFVSQYVAGKISYEDMFDKLNVAIHKYAKRQDTWFRRMERNGAKIHWLDGTKDINEQAQHVLSQFNQV; encoded by the coding sequence ATGTCTCAACAACAATACAATCTTATCGTCGTACTTGGTGCGACCGCATCGGGGAAAACACGTTTAGGTGTCGATCTGGCAAAACAATTAAACGGGGAAGTAATCTCGGGTGATTCTCGACAGGTATATACTGGTTTAGATATTGGGTCAGGCAAAGATTTAGCTGAATATGGCGAGGTACCTTATCATTTAATTGATATTATCGGACCCGGTAAAGAATATAACGCCTTTCAATTTCAACGTGATTTCTTCAAGGTATTTAAAGACATTAACCAACGCGGTAAATTACCACTCCTTGTCGGCGGTACCGGTCTATATATAGATGCGGTGGTTGCTGGTTATGAATTTGTGCATGTCGATAAAAATATTAGCCAGCGTGAACAGTTTTCAGACATGGCACTCGAAGCCGTACAACAAATCTTATTTGAGTTAGACAGCGATGCGTATCAAGCAACCGATATTACCGTGCGACCACGCTTATACCGCGCCATTGAAATAGCCCAGCATGCTACATCACTAACCACGCCTGCGGCTAAAGCCCCTCTACCTGATATCAAACCACTCTATTTTGGGATCAAATGGGAACGAAATGTATTACGCCAACGTATTACCCTACGTTTAAAAGAACGCTTAGAAAACGGCATGATAGAAGAAGTTAAAGGCTTATTAGCGCAAGGTGTAACACATGAAAAATTAGAATACTTTGGCCTTGAATATCGCTTTGTCAGTCAGTATGTTGCAGGGAAGATTAGTTATGAGGACATGTTTGATAAACTCAATGTCGCGATCCATAAATACGCCAAACGCCAAGATACTTGGTTTAGAAGGATGGAACGTAACGGGGCTAAAATACATTGGTTGGATGGTACCAAAGATATCAATGAACAAGCTCAACATGTACTGAGTCAATTTAATCAAGTCTAA